CTGATTAAGACGATTCTTGGCGTGGTGGAGGCGTGTCATTCGCTTGGTGTTATGCATAGAGATCTCAAGCCTGAGAATTTCTTGTTTGATAGTCCCAATGATGATGCTAAGCTTAAGGCTACCGATTTTGGTTTGTCTGTCTTCTACAAGCCAGGTTTGATTGATTCTTTTGTTTAATGGCTTTGTCTTCGTTTCTTGATTGATTGAGCATTGTTAGGGACATGTTTTCTTTGAATATATCTTTCCCAATCAGGCTTTCACACTTAATTGATTGCTAAATGGGTTTGTCTTCGTTTCTTGATCCAAAAATGGTTTCTTGATTAGCTATCTTATTGCCTCTTGTATTTCGTTTGTTCATTTATTGCTTCTTGGTTAGAAACATGTTTTCTTTGAACAAATCTTTTTGAAACTTATCTAAGATTATGTGATTCCATTGTAGCAAAAAGCTTCATCATTTCAGATGTGAAACATGTGCTTTATTTAATTTCTTGATCCACAAAAGTTGCTAGACTTTGATAAAAATCGGATCTTTGTTGAATGGGTCAATTCAACTTTACTGCTTGAGCATTATTGTTAGGTGACTTTTTGTTGAGATAACAAATGAATACCATCCAGTCAAAATGCTTTATTAATTTAAAATGTGTAACCCATGCTTATGCATCAATGCCTTTAGAGCCTGTTTCACTGCCTAACCAGACTATCATTATGTTGTTTTATCTCTTCAGGGCAGTATCTGTATGATGTAGTGGGGAGTCCGTATTACGTTGCACCCGAGGTTCTTAAAAAATGTTATGGACCAGAGATAGACGTGTGGAGCGCTGGTGTTATCCTCTACATCTTACTAAGTGGTGTTCCTCCTTTCTGGGCAGGTAAGTTTATAAAAAGAAATCATCTTTGTTGCTATAACGAATCACCTACACTACTAATGCCCCTATTTTCTCATTTGCTTTACAGAAACCGAGTCAGGAATCTTTAGACAGATTTTGCAAGGGAAGTTAGATTTCAAATCTGACCCGTGGCCCACTATCTCAGAAGGTGCCAAAGATTTGATTTACAAAATGCTTGACAGGAGCCCCAAGAAACGCATCTCTGCACATGAAGCATTGTGTAAGCTATTGTTAATGATTGTGTGTTGTTGTTAGTTAGTTCCTGTAATAAGATGTAAGAATTGATTTTTACTCTGATGATATATTAGGTCACCCGTGGATCGTTGATGAGCAGGCTGCACCAGACAAGCCTCTTGATCCAGCAGTCTTGTCACGACTAAAGCAGTTCTCACAAATGAACAAGATTAAGAAAATGGCCTTAAGGGTAAAGAATTAACAAAGTAATAGAGTTTTTATTCTCCTTCTTTATTATCCAATCACATTGGTTAGGTAATCGCTGAGAGACTCTCGGAGGAAGAAATTGGTGGTCTAAAGGAACTGTTCAAGATGATAGATACAGACAACAGTGGAACAATCACCTTCGAGGAGCTTAAAGCTGGTCTGAAGAGAGTTGGATCTGAGCTAATGGAATCAGAAATCAAGTCTCTAATGGATGCGGTAAGGCTCTCTTTTAATTTCTTCACACAAAAGATGTTGTGCTAGGTTCTCACGAGGCATGAACTGGTGTGTTTGGCAGGCGGATATAGATAACAGTGGAACGATAGACTATGGTGAGTTTCTAGCAGCGACATTACACATGAACAAGATGGAGAGAGAGGAGAATCTGGTGGTTGCGTTTTCATACTTTGATAAAGACGGTAGCGGTTATATCACCATTGATGAGCTTCAACAAGCCTGCACTGAGTTTGGTCTCTGTGACACTCCTCTTGATGACATGATCAAGGAGATTGATCTTGACAATGTAAGGAGAAGCCTTCATGATATTGTCTTGTTTCTTAGTGAGTTTGTGTCTTAAAAGGCTGATGCTAAATACGATGTTTGGTTTGGTTTAGGATGGGAGGATTGATTTCTCAGAGTTTACTGCTATGATGAAGAAAGGAGATGGAGTTGGGAGGAGCAGAACCATGATGAAGAACTTGAACTTCAATATAGCTGATGCTTTTGGGGTTGAGGAAACTAGCACTGCTGAAACTGATGACAAACCAAACTAAATATAGGTTTTGGAAATTGAGAAATGAGGACCCCTAAAAGGAAAATTGAATATTTCATCTCTGTGTGTTTTGGTTTTGTTTTTTACTTATTTTTGTAGATGATAATGTGCAACTTTCTGAATTTTGTTTTAGTATGGATTATTTTTGCTTCATCATTCCCTGCCTTCATGAAGTTTCAATTAAAAAAAAAACTTTAATATTTGCACTACGAATAATTATTGTGGTGTAAGGTGTTATATTATGTTGGCATTTCAATATAATTTCTGACTTTATTTTTAAACCATTATCAGTTGATTAAGACCTTCAAAGTTCATAAGCATACATATAACTATTTTGCATGAGACGAATGTCTCTCATTGTCAGTCAATGTTGAGAAAATATAGCATCTTTTAACATAAAAGTGGTTTTTGAATGTTAGTTTCAAGGTTGTATGTAATCCCTTGTGTTCTTCTTTGCTATGTACTCGATCTTTAGTCTATATAATCAGATAATTGTCCATCTTTAGGTCATAGGAATGTCTTCAAGAAGAGTACCGGAGAACTAAGAGCAGAATAGAGTGGTTGCAAGCAGGAGACAAGAACAATAAATTCTTTCACTCAAAGACGATGCAAAGACGATGATGAAGGATGCATTTACACGGATCCAGGTGATATTCAATCCGACATTAAAGCATATTTCCAAAAGATTTATGCTGCTGAAGGCTGCGATATTGCTACTGATCTGATTCAAGGAATACCCAAATTAATAACGGAGGAGATAAACAGTCAGCTAACCAAAGAAGTAACGAAGCAAGAGACTGAAGAGGCGGCTTTTGCTACAGACCCGGACAAATCTCCTGGCCATGAAGGCATGAACGCAGGTTTCTTCAGACATCATTGGAATGTCATTAAGCAAGGTGTGTTCTCTCATGTTAAACTCTTCTTTCAACAGAATCATTTAGACTCCAAGATAAACCATACCCACATTTGCCTCATCCCAAAAACGGATTCCCCTCCCACACTAAAAGACTACAGACCAATTAGTCTCTCAAATGTTGCTTACAAGATAATTTCTAAAGTTTTTGCAGAGAGGCTCAAACCATGGTTGGATAAAATTATTTTAGAGAATCAAACAACTTATATACCAGGGCATTTAATCACAGACAATGTCTTAATTGCCCATGAGCTGATGCATTCTTTACATACCAAGAACCTAAAAAAACAAGTTTATGGCAATTAAATTAGACATATCTGAAGCATTTGATAAGGTTGAGTGGAAACTTCTAGATTCAGTAATGAGACAGATGGGCTTCAGTGATATACACATGTATATCATCTGTTACTTATTCAGTATTGTTTAATGGAGATCCTACATAATCAATTCAACCACAGAGAGGGATCCGACAGGGAGACCCCATATCTCCCTACTTATACATTATCTGTACTGAAGGATTGTCTCAATTGATCAAGAAAGCGATTCATAATCAAAAGCTTCATGGCTACAAAGCTTCGCGAGGAGGACCAGCTATCTCACACCTAT
The DNA window shown above is from Brassica oleracea var. oleracea cultivar TO1000 chromosome C3, BOL, whole genome shotgun sequence and carries:
- the LOC106336112 gene encoding calcium-dependent protein kinase 4, translating into MEKPSSRRPSSSVLPYETPRLRDHYLLGKKLGQGQFGTTYLCTEKSSSANYACKSIPKRKLVCREDYEDVWREIQIMHHLSEHPNVVRIKGTYEDSVFVHIVMEVCEGGELFDRIVSKGHFSEREAAKLIKTILGVVEACHSLGVMHRDLKPENFLFDSPNDDAKLKATDFGLSVFYKPGQYLYDVVGSPYYVAPEVLKKCYGPEIDVWSAGVILYILLSGVPPFWAETESGIFRQILQGKLDFKSDPWPTISEGAKDLIYKMLDRSPKKRISAHEALCHPWIVDEQAAPDKPLDPAVLSRLKQFSQMNKIKKMALRVIAERLSEEEIGGLKELFKMIDTDNSGTITFEELKAGLKRVGSELMESEIKSLMDAADIDNSGTIDYGEFLAATLHMNKMEREENLVVAFSYFDKDGSGYITIDELQQACTEFGLCDTPLDDMIKEIDLDNDGRIDFSEFTAMMKKGDGVGRSRTMMKNLNFNIADAFGVEETSTAETDDKPN